One window of Thermus thermamylovorans genomic DNA carries:
- a CDS encoding TRAP transporter substrate-binding protein, which yields MHKLLPGVLLLAGIVQAQSWNMATPYPPGNFHTQNIQQFAREVEEATGGRLRITVHPGGSLFPHPQILPAVRNGQIQMGEVLMSLLANEFPIFNLDAIPFVATGYEEARRLYQAQRPEVERWLGQRGMVLLYAVPWPPQGLYTRRPVNSAQDLRGLRFRAYNPATARMAELLGMTPVQVEAADIPQAFATGIVEAMVTSAATGVDSQAWDFTRYFYDVKAWIPKNMVVVGRRALEGLSPQDREALLQAARRAEERGWRLSQEQEERAMQTLASRGMQVVRPSPQLLADLRRVGETMVLEWQRQAGAQGVQVYRRYLGR from the coding sequence ATGCACAAACTTCTCCCGGGGGTTTTGCTTTTAGCGGGGATCGTACAGGCTCAAAGCTGGAACATGGCCACCCCCTACCCTCCGGGCAACTTCCACACCCAGAACATCCAGCAGTTCGCGCGCGAGGTGGAGGAGGCCACCGGAGGCAGGCTCAGGATCACCGTCCACCCCGGGGGCTCCCTCTTCCCCCACCCCCAGATCCTGCCCGCCGTGAGGAACGGGCAGATCCAGATGGGGGAGGTCCTCATGTCCCTCCTGGCCAACGAGTTTCCCATCTTCAACCTGGACGCCATCCCCTTCGTGGCCACGGGCTACGAGGAAGCCAGGAGGCTCTACCAGGCCCAGCGCCCCGAGGTGGAGCGCTGGCTGGGCCAGCGGGGGATGGTCCTCCTCTACGCCGTGCCCTGGCCCCCCCAGGGGCTTTACACCCGGCGCCCGGTGAACTCGGCCCAGGACCTCCGGGGCCTCCGCTTCCGGGCCTACAACCCGGCCACCGCCCGCATGGCGGAGCTTCTGGGGATGACCCCGGTCCAGGTGGAGGCCGCGGACATCCCCCAGGCCTTCGCCACGGGGATCGTGGAGGCCATGGTCACCTCCGCCGCCACCGGGGTGGACAGCCAGGCCTGGGACTTCACCCGCTACTTCTACGACGTGAAGGCTTGGATCCCCAAGAACATGGTGGTGGTGGGCCGCCGCGCCCTCGAGGGCCTCTCCCCCCAGGACCGGGAGGCCCTCCTGCAGGCGGCCAGGCGGGCGGAGGAACGGGGCTGGCGCCTGAGCCAGGAGCAGGAGGAGCGGGCCATGCAGACCCTGGCCAGCCGGGGCATGCAGGTGGTGAGGCCCTCCCCCCAGCTCCTGGCCGACCTGCGCCGCGTGGGCGAGACCATGGTCCTGGAGTGGCAGCGGCAGGCGGGGGCCCAGGGGGTGCAGGTCTACCGGCGCTACCTGGGCCGATGA
- a CDS encoding TRAP transporter small permease encodes MNLLARALEGLFRLSELLAALMGLFILLVILAQILGRQLGFVVPSALEMAGFATAGLIFLGLAPTLRAGGHIRVRLLLGRLPPGPRRLAEGLALGLALLAALYATWQAWLRVAESYRFGDLAPGLLPLPLWLPQSFLALGLTFFALALLEAGTRLRKGAEG; translated from the coding sequence ATGAACCTGCTAGCGAGGGCCCTCGAGGGCCTCTTCCGCCTCTCCGAGCTCCTGGCGGCCCTCATGGGCCTCTTCATCCTCCTGGTGATCCTGGCCCAGATTCTGGGCCGCCAGCTGGGCTTCGTGGTCCCCTCCGCCCTGGAGATGGCGGGCTTCGCCACCGCGGGGCTCATCTTCCTGGGCCTCGCCCCCACCCTCCGGGCCGGAGGGCACATCCGGGTGCGGCTTCTCCTCGGGCGCCTGCCCCCAGGCCCCCGCCGCCTGGCCGAGGGCCTGGCCCTGGGCCTCGCTCTCCTGGCCGCCCTCTACGCCACCTGGCAGGCCTGGCTCCGGGTGGCGGAGAGCTACCGCTTCGGCGACCTGGCCCCGGGCCTCCTCCCCTTGCCCCTCTGGCTGCCGCAAAGCTTCCTGGCCCTGGGCCTCACCTTCTTCGCCCTGGCCCTCCTGGAGGCCGGGACCCGGCTCCGCAAGGGGGCGGAGGGATGA
- a CDS encoding TRAP transporter large permease, translating into MSLAEVGLFLVLLLLLLLGLGVYVGLALLLVGLFALTFFTTAPPGPNVATALWVSTSGWTLAALPLFVWMGEILYRSRLAQGLFQGLGPLLARLPGGLLHVNVVASALFAAVIGSSAATTATVGRFTLPELLKRGYPKALALGSLAGAGTLGFLIPPSIVLIVYGVMAEVSVARLFMAGVVPGISLALLFMLLVALLAWRFRGELPQEPRVPWRERLRGLGSLFPVLLLILLVLGSIYLGVATPTEAAALGVAGAFVLAALNRELSPALFRESLLGAVRTTSMIGLILAGAGVLTLAMGFTGIPRALAAWAVEAGVTPLLLILLLSLVYVVLGWFLDGISIVVLTISVILPVVQAVGVDPLWFGIYLVLMVELAQITPPVGFNLFVIQSLTGEDLFRIARYALPFMGALLLMVGLLVAFPEMATWLPRTMTGG; encoded by the coding sequence ATGAGCCTCGCAGAGGTAGGCCTCTTCCTGGTCCTCCTGCTCCTGCTCCTTTTGGGCCTCGGGGTCTATGTGGGGCTCGCCCTCCTCCTGGTGGGCCTCTTCGCCCTGACCTTTTTCACCACCGCCCCCCCGGGGCCCAACGTGGCCACGGCCCTTTGGGTGAGCACCTCGGGCTGGACCCTGGCCGCCCTGCCCCTCTTTGTCTGGATGGGGGAGATCCTCTACCGCTCCCGGCTCGCCCAGGGGCTTTTCCAGGGGCTTGGCCCCCTCCTCGCCCGTCTCCCCGGGGGCCTCCTCCACGTGAACGTGGTGGCCAGCGCCCTCTTCGCCGCGGTCATCGGCTCCTCCGCCGCCACCACCGCCACCGTAGGCCGTTTCACCCTGCCCGAGCTCCTAAAGCGGGGCTACCCCAAGGCCCTGGCCCTGGGCTCCTTGGCGGGAGCGGGCACCCTGGGCTTCCTCATCCCTCCCAGCATCGTCCTCATCGTCTACGGGGTCATGGCCGAGGTCTCCGTGGCCCGGCTCTTCATGGCGGGCGTGGTGCCGGGCATAAGCCTGGCCCTGCTCTTCATGCTCCTGGTGGCCCTTTTGGCCTGGCGGTTCCGGGGGGAGCTCCCCCAAGAGCCCCGGGTTCCCTGGCGGGAAAGGCTGAGGGGGCTTGGGAGCCTCTTCCCCGTTCTCCTCCTCATCCTCCTGGTCCTGGGCTCCATCTACCTGGGGGTGGCCACCCCCACGGAAGCCGCGGCCCTCGGGGTGGCGGGGGCTTTCGTGCTGGCAGCCTTGAACCGGGAGCTTTCCCCCGCCCTCTTCCGGGAAAGCCTCCTGGGGGCGGTGCGCACCACCAGCATGATCGGCCTCATCCTGGCAGGAGCCGGGGTGCTCACCCTGGCCATGGGCTTCACCGGCATCCCCCGGGCCCTGGCCGCCTGGGCGGTGGAGGCGGGGGTCACCCCTCTCCTCCTCATCCTCCTCCTAAGCCTGGTCTACGTCGTCCTGGGCTGGTTTTTGGACGGCATCTCCATCGTGGTCCTCACCATCAGCGTGATCCTGCCCGTGGTCCAGGCGGTGGGGGTGGACCCCTTGTGGTTTGGGATCTACCTGGTCCTCATGGTGGAGCTGGCCCAGATAACCCCCCCGGTGGGCTTCAACCTCTTCGTCATCCAGTCCCTCACCGGGGAGGATCTGTTCCGCATCGCCCGCTACGCCCTGCCCTTCATGGGGGCGCTCCTCCTCATGGTGGGCCTTCTGGTGGCCTTTCCGGAAATGGCCACCTGGCTCCCCCGGACCATGACCGGGGGATAA
- a CDS encoding MBL fold metallo-hydrolase: protein MRILPVWSGFPGRSHRGYLGLSSAYLVLASKTILYDTLGFGEREGLGQRLSALGVPLEAVEVVVLSHLHFDHAANVDLFPQAEVVVHERELDHAERVAQNPRRDPACLYVLLPLLERLRLRAVREEGELLPGLRLLHLPGHTPGLLGLEVQGAGALVSDAVKSRFDLEGPPALPCVDPEEALRSRLRVLKHPRIFPGHDVPLVRIGNRFVPEGMAELHLFYGEQEARFIL from the coding sequence GTGCGCATCCTTCCCGTCTGGAGCGGGTTCCCCGGGCGAAGCCACCGGGGCTACCTGGGGCTTTCCAGTGCCTACCTCGTCCTGGCTTCCAAAACAATCCTCTACGACACGCTGGGCTTTGGCGAACGGGAGGGGCTGGGACAGCGCCTTTCCGCCTTAGGCGTCCCCCTCGAGGCCGTGGAGGTGGTGGTCTTGAGCCACCTGCACTTCGACCACGCGGCCAACGTGGACCTTTTCCCCCAGGCGGAGGTGGTGGTCCATGAACGGGAGTTGGACCACGCGGAAAGAGTGGCGCAAAACCCCCGCCGTGACCCCGCTTGCCTCTACGTCCTCCTACCCCTTCTGGAACGCCTGCGGCTCAGGGCGGTGCGGGAGGAGGGGGAGCTTCTCCCGGGCCTGCGGCTCCTCCACCTTCCAGGGCACACGCCAGGGCTTTTGGGCCTCGAGGTCCAGGGTGCCGGTGCCCTGGTAAGCGATGCGGTCAAAAGCCGCTTCGACCTCGAGGGGCCACCAGCCCTCCCTTGCGTGGACCCCGAGGAAGCCCTGAGGAGCCGCCTGCGGGTCCTAAAGCATCCCCGCATCTTCCCGGGCCACGACGTGCCCCTGGTGCGCATCGGAAACCGCTTTGTTCCCGAGGGCATGGCCGAACTCCACCTGTTCTACGGGGAGCAGGAGGCAAGGTTTATCCTGTGA